In Nitrososphaerota archaeon, a genomic segment contains:
- the larC gene encoding nickel pincer cofactor biosynthesis protein LarC: MAVKRVLIIDGSSAGISGDMLVSSLIDLGAPEKDVLDAMKAAATVLRRSEAEISVEEVKRGGFRCKLLSAKYKEEKTHYQAEELLEQVKAAAESTLYTKKAKEYAYEAVKLLVDVEAHLHTTDPKDLHLHETGSVDTVIDAIGAAFALEHLNLFEAEIYATPVAVGGGLIRFSHGITPAPAPAALRILTLKKIPFHGGPVEGELTTPTGAALLAALDPKPKHFYPQIKPLKVGLGGGVKEIDGVPNILRLILGEDLFSDLGDVIVQLESNIDDASGEVISRASEVLLREGALDVAIIPAYAKKGRPTWIIQALCNPEDVAKLSSILMVEAGTLGVRYHTVPRYVARRRIETTTLRIDGVNYKVRVKISETPEGRLIRAKPEYADLKAISQATGLPVRRLQEMVEDERRSWIEKRP, translated from the coding sequence ATGGCGGTTAAAAGGGTTCTAATTATTGATGGAAGCTCTGCGGGAATCTCAGGGGATATGCTCGTTTCGTCGCTGATAGACTTGGGCGCACCAGAGAAAGACGTATTGGACGCCATGAAGGCTGCTGCAACGGTTTTAAGAAGATCTGAGGCAGAGATCTCAGTAGAGGAGGTTAAGAGAGGAGGGTTTAGATGTAAGTTACTCTCTGCAAAATACAAAGAAGAGAAGACGCATTACCAAGCAGAAGAACTCCTTGAACAAGTAAAGGCAGCTGCAGAATCAACCTTATACACAAAAAAGGCTAAAGAATACGCTTATGAAGCTGTGAAGCTTTTAGTCGATGTTGAAGCGCATCTTCACACCACGGATCCTAAGGATCTACACCTCCATGAAACTGGTTCTGTTGATACGGTCATCGACGCCATCGGCGCAGCGTTCGCCCTAGAGCACCTAAACCTATTCGAAGCAGAGATCTACGCTACACCAGTAGCGGTAGGCGGAGGGCTCATAAGATTCTCTCACGGCATAACACCTGCACCAGCACCAGCAGCCCTTCGTATACTTACCTTAAAGAAGATACCTTTCCACGGCGGACCTGTTGAAGGAGAGCTTACAACACCTACAGGAGCCGCCTTGCTTGCAGCCCTAGATCCTAAGCCCAAGCACTTCTACCCCCAGATCAAGCCGCTAAAAGTAGGTTTAGGTGGTGGGGTAAAGGAAATAGATGGCGTACCGAATATTCTGCGTCTGATCTTAGGTGAAGATCTCTTCAGCGACTTAGGGGATGTGATTGTGCAGCTGGAATCAAACATCGACGATGCTTCTGGAGAGGTGATAAGTAGAGCCTCAGAGGTGCTTTTAAGGGAGGGTGCTCTCGACGTTGCGATAATACCCGCCTATGCAAAGAAAGGCAGACCAACTTGGATCATCCAAGCCCTCTGTAACCCAGAAGATGTGGCGAAGCTCAGCAGCATACTCATGGTTGAAGCGGGCACATTAGGCGTAAGATATCACACAGTACCCAGATACGTAGCGAGGAGACGAATCGAAACCACAACCTTAAGAATAGATGGGGTGAATTATAAAGTTAGAGTGAAGATTTCAGAGACCCCTGAAGGTAGGCTGATAAGGGCTAAACCAGAATATGCGGACCTAAAGGCAATCTCCCAAGCGACCGGGCTTCCAGTAAGAAGGCTGCAAGAGATGGTGGAGGATGAGAGAAGAAGTTGGATAGAGAAGAGGCCCTAG
- the larB gene encoding nickel pincer cofactor biosynthesis protein LarB, producing the protein MNPIYKRILKDLAEGRISVNEAEKLIDQTVLAEVSGLATLDVGREARKGIPEIVYGEDKSVDEIAQIVNRMLESCDRVIVSRLSFEKIKQLKQLFEGKEVRSFERAGVVVVRRSGEVRKSGGKVGILTAGTSDLRVAEEARVVAEEMGCEVYLEVDVGVAGVHRLIPALKNMLERRVDVLVVVAGREGALPSVVAGLVSVPVIGVPTSSSYGFGKKGLAALMAMLQSCSLGVGVVNIDNGVGGGALAALIANNIAAARFEK; encoded by the coding sequence ATGAACCCTATTTATAAGCGTATTCTGAAGGATCTAGCTGAAGGCAGAATCTCAGTCAACGAAGCCGAGAAGCTGATCGACCAGACCGTACTGGCTGAGGTTAGCGGTTTAGCGACTCTAGATGTTGGCAGAGAGGCTCGGAAAGGCATACCCGAAATAGTGTATGGGGAAGATAAGTCTGTTGATGAGATCGCTCAGATCGTCAACAGAATGCTAGAATCGTGTGATAGAGTTATCGTAAGCAGGCTAAGCTTTGAAAAAATTAAACAACTTAAACAACTCTTTGAGGGAAAAGAGGTAAGATCATTTGAGAGAGCAGGTGTAGTAGTGGTTAGGAGAAGTGGTGAGGTGAGGAAGAGTGGTGGTAAAGTGGGTATATTGACCGCTGGAACGAGTGATCTAAGGGTGGCTGAAGAGGCTAGAGTGGTCGCTGAGGAGATGGGTTGTGAAGTATATCTTGAAGTAGATGTTGGTGTGGCTGGTGTGCATAGGCTCATACCAGCACTTAAAAATATGCTTGAGAGGCGTGTTGATGTGCTTGTGGTTGTTGCTGGTAGAGAGGGCGCGTTACCTTCAGTTGTGGCGGGGCTGGTTTCCGTGCCAGTTATAGGTGTGCCTACCTCATCAAGCTATGGTTTTGGGAAGAAGGGGCTGGCTGCATTGATGGCTATGCTCCAGTCTTGTTCACTTGGCGTGGGTGTCGTAAACATAGATAATGGAGTAGGTGGAGGGGCGCTAGCTGCGCTGATAGCGAATAACATCGCTGCAGCAAGGTTTGAAAAATAA
- a CDS encoding LLM class flavin-dependent oxidoreductase, translating to MIFGLALNAGEGLDEARKIASLTVGSKISRVWISYSLRGRDPFETASIAAAANRDLRIGIGALSPYIYTAAEIKNKMLELIERHGERFDLCLGLGDRRVIEELGHKISHSAFLTLLISALRSLKNDLSRRGVKIWLGAQGSRTLALTEYFDAVLLNHCSPDAVRWALGKIGPTKKQKEIGVSAPSYIYEDLEAEMFACVRRAALKILLGATRALVRDLRLEEEYQRALSYLKSLPAGLNEAEIVSENLVKSLTITMHASALPNYIKSIGELGVTEVVFGYPLSVSINHIEVLKSTLATIP from the coding sequence TTGATCTTCGGACTAGCGCTTAATGCGGGAGAGGGTTTAGATGAAGCTAGAAAGATAGCTTCACTTACAGTTGGAAGTAAGATCAGCAGAGTTTGGATCTCCTATTCGCTAAGAGGCAGAGACCCTTTTGAAACAGCTTCCATAGCGGCTGCGGCTAATAGAGATTTAAGAATCGGTATCGGAGCATTAAGCCCATACATTTACACCGCAGCTGAAATCAAAAATAAAATGTTAGAGTTGATAGAACGGCATGGTGAGCGTTTTGACTTATGCCTAGGTCTTGGTGATAGGCGGGTGATAGAGGAGCTTGGACATAAGATATCTCATAGCGCCTTCCTAACCCTTTTGATATCAGCCCTTAGATCGCTTAAGAATGATCTTTCTAGGCGAGGTGTGAAGATCTGGTTGGGCGCTCAAGGCTCAAGAACCCTTGCCTTAACCGAATATTTTGATGCTGTGCTTCTTAACCACTGTAGTCCGGATGCTGTCCGATGGGCTTTAGGAAAGATAGGTCCTACTAAAAAGCAGAAGGAGATCGGTGTCTCCGCACCCTCATACATCTACGAAGATCTTGAGGCTGAGATGTTTGCTTGCGTTAGAAGGGCGGCTCTGAAAATACTGCTGGGTGCTACGAGAGCGCTTGTGAGAGACCTACGCCTCGAAGAAGAGTATCAGCGAGCCCTGAGCTATCTAAAAAGCCTACCAGCGGGATTGAATGAGGCCGAGATTGTCTCAGAGAATCTCGTCAAATCTTTAACAATAACCATGCACGCATCAGCTCTACCAAACTACATAAAATCTATTGGAGAGCTTGGCGTTACTGAAGTGGTATTCGGCTACCCTCTTAGTGTAAGCATTAATCACATAGAGGTACTCAAATCGACCTTAGCGACAATACCTTAA
- a CDS encoding Lrp/AsnC family transcriptional regulator — MPKAIVLINADVGTETYLLQKLRSTPNVKEAYFVFGVYDLVVVLEADSIEALKETITVKIRGLPEVRSTLTMTVIE; from the coding sequence ATGCCTAAGGCCATAGTGCTGATAAATGCAGATGTGGGTACAGAAACCTATCTTCTGCAAAAACTAAGGAGCACGCCGAATGTGAAAGAAGCTTACTTTGTGTTTGGGGTATATGATTTGGTAGTGGTCCTTGAAGCTGATAGCATCGAAGCTCTCAAAGAGACGATAACCGTAAAGATTAGGGGTCTCCCAGAGGTTCGCTCAACTCTCACTATGACTGTGATAGAGTGA
- a CDS encoding universal stress protein — protein MFKKILVAVDGSTYAEHAVEYAATLAKKFDSELVLIHAVVSPMYTYEGILLSPPLEQLERAGREVLSRSQLIAEKSGVQVKTRLVIGHPAEEIAKVANEEGFDLLVVGSRGLSTVKAFLLGSVSEKLSRLAKCPVLIVKPGWKATE, from the coding sequence CTGTTCAAAAAGATACTTGTCGCGGTAGACGGCTCTACTTATGCTGAGCACGCGGTTGAATATGCGGCTACGCTTGCCAAAAAGTTCGATTCAGAACTGGTCCTTATACACGCGGTAGTCAGCCCTATGTATACATACGAGGGGATTCTGCTCAGCCCACCCTTGGAGCAGCTTGAGCGGGCTGGTAGGGAGGTTCTGAGTCGAAGCCAACTTATAGCAGAGAAGAGCGGTGTGCAGGTTAAGACCAGACTTGTTATCGGGCATCCGGCTGAAGAAATAGCAAAGGTTGCTAACGAAGAGGGCTTCGATCTACTGGTGGTTGGGAGTAGAGGACTTAGTACAGTTAAAGCTTTTCTTCTTGGGAGTGTTTCTGAGAAGTTAAGTAGACTCGCAAAATGCCCTGTGTTGATCGTTAAACCTGGTTGGAAGGCTACTGAGTAG